One segment of Manihot esculenta cultivar AM560-2 chromosome 4, M.esculenta_v8, whole genome shotgun sequence DNA contains the following:
- the LOC110612860 gene encoding uncharacterized protein LOC110612860 translates to MDKGFSAEDLSTIGGIATVSLLHSFIPTHWLPFSIVGRAQKWNLSRTLLVTAFGAVLHVISTSLLGITAITMANTIAGEETVHKLASLLLVILGGSYVLLFLSGKGGHSHSHNQPMEKMAVAGLVLVPALSPCATTLPVFLAVGNSSSMMVLAIIVLLFSTITVMTSLVALSFYGASQLKFHWVERYDKLLVGTVLCLVGILTLIFHDHDHDHNHNGDGGLLGQHLHRKLVIP, encoded by the exons ATGGACAAGGGTTTCAGCGCCGAAGATCTGTCTACTATCGGAGGCATCGCTACCGTTTCACTtcttcattcattcattccaaCGCATTGGCTTCCCTTCTCCATTGTTGGCCGCGCCCAGAAATGGAATCTCTCCAGAACCCTCCTCGTCA CGGCATTTGGGGCAGTTTTGCATGTAATATCCACTTCACTTCTTGGTATAACGGCAATAACCATGGCAAACACAATTGCTGGAGAAGAAACTGTGCACAAACTTGCTTCACTTTTGCTTGTAATTCTAGGTGGTAGTTATGTGTTACTGTTTCTCTCTGGAAAAGGTGGACATAGTCATTCTCACAACCAACCCATGGAGAAAATGGCTGTTGCAGGACTCGTGCTTGTACCTGCATTATCCCCTTGTGCAACTACGCTTCCAGTTTTTCTTGCTGTTGGGAATTCATCCTCCATGATGGTGCTTGCTATCATAGTGCTGCTATTTAG TACTATTACTGTGATGACCTCACTGGTGGCTCTATCATTCTACGGTGCCAGCCAGCTCAAGTTTCACTGGGTGGAGCGGTATGACAAACTTCTCGTGGGTACAGTTTTATGCTTGGTAGGAATCTTGACCCTAATTTTTCATGATCATGATCATGACCACAATCACAATGGAGATGGAGGTCTCTTAGGACAACATTTGCACAGAAAACTCGTCATTCCTTGA